TTACTTGCGTCTATTTGACCACCTTCCGTTCCGCCGTTCTGGGAATTGTCGTCGACATCGGGCTCATCTCCTGCCCCGCAGGCGTTCTCTCCGGCCTGGCCAGCTCCATTAAAGTCATCGACTTCGTGGCCGTTTTCGGAGGTCTCCATGTACTGCTGCTCAATTTCAGCCATGTTGTAAAAATACACCTTGACGCACAAGGCAAATAAAATTGTTAAGTTACGTCGACTGGGCCACACAATTTGGCATACGGCACACATGTAGCGATTAGCTAATGCAAACGCATTTCACACCATTTTGACCGGCACGGTGATCCTTCAATTTAACGGTCAAATCAACTGCCACCTTTTCACGCAGCAAAATTACTACCCCCGTCGAAAACATTAGGACATCTGTTTTACGACAATAAAACAATGTTCAATTCATATATTATCAGTTACGTAACGATTCGGGCCGCACAAGCCGCATCGCGGACCAAGCAACAAGAGTATTTTAGCTCAACCACATAAACAGTTAAACGAATGCTTTCAAAAAAGTACTTACTTGTCAACTCggtggaaaatgacaaaaatgtaaagCAAACCACGCCGATTCGCTTTCTAATCACAAAGTCTCAGGGCTCTTTATAAAATGGATTCTCccacacgacgacgacgactcgtGGTTGGTTTTTCAAGAGCCAGTATGGGGAAAAAACGTCATTTCGATAGAGACGTAATCCCATTGGTCAGTAATTGCTGCCATTCACAAGACTGACCAATCATACTCTCagtatcttctttttttaaggaataTCCGCCAAATGAAATtaactttgtatttttttcgttCTATGGATACGATTCTATGATGACAACTTAACTCATAACAATAATTGCATAAAGTTAATCTGCCACCGTGTAGTGGGCCGAGTTTTAAAAGCAGCATGCATTAGTAGTCGTTTGTCTTATCGGGTAGTATTTTCCGAACCATGCCGGTCGTATAATCTTGATTTCATTCATCCAATGAATATTtacttcaaatgtttttgatttATTACTGTATTTACCATGTCTCAAACTCAAATTGTGATAAAACACGACTGTATTTGCCATCAGCCCGCCCACGAATGAGACGGCAATTGCAAGATGGCTGCTGCTCCAAGCAACAGGAAGTGAAAGTCGGAGcgattttgtgttttctttgcttCTGTGGCAACCACATTTCTCGGCGACATTTTGAGTATCGTCCACTCGGCCATATTAGGAGCGCACGTGCTACTTTACGAGCTGAACCTGGATAACACATGCTCATTTCTAGCAAAGGCTAACATCGCCACAGCAAACCGTCCTACACTATCAACGTTTTTTGACACCAAAAGTATTATTTTTGAACAGCATATAAACAGCATTACCTTGGGACGTGCTCAAGGTCGGAGAACGTACGTCGCAAGTGAAGCGTCGACGCTTGTTTCTGTGCGGTGAAGGCTGTATTGAGTACAAGCACTGACAGTGTCCTCACGCAACAACACTTTCTTGTCTGTGACGTATAAGGAACGTttttcaaagacacacacacactatatatatatatatatatatatatatatatatatatatatatatatatatatatatatatatatatatatatatatatatatatatggtttaaatagtgtgtgtgtgtgggggggggtgttagacAAGAACATGGATATTTGTTTGGATATTCATGGcaactttatttgtttttctgtttgtacTCTGACACTGGCCTTTTAATTATTCCTCAGATGAGGACCAAAACATATGCTGAGGCCATATTCAGCCATTCTGGTCCCCAGCTATGGAATAGCCTACCAGAGGACATCAGGTCTGCAGAGACTTGATGTTTTTAAGAGGAGGCTTAAGGCACATCTTTTTAGATTGGCTTTTGAATAACTTCTATATGTacttttttactgcttggtgctttctaccgcctttattacgattcgtcttactgtttattgtgtatgttaaatcgctccatgtacagcactttgtatgcagcgatggctgtttgaaagtgctctataaatactgttgacttgacttgacttcttttGATTCAACCGTTTCTATTTATTGAACTTTActtttgggggtgagggggtgccACTGGTTCCTATTGGGGGGCTTCAATGCTGGGAGGCGTGGCAGGTGTCACTCAGCGTGGATTGGATTctcatgggtgtttttttttttgccctcataTGGTTTCTCTGTGCCTTGCTATgtcttctttatatggtttctctGTTCCTTGCTTTGTCTTCTTTAATATCAGGGTCTTCAGAgaatgtgtgcatgttttgtatgtgttagtgcgtgtgcatgtgcgtgcgagCACGAGCATAGGTATGCTTGTGTggaaataagatatcctttatttgtcccacaatggggaaatttacagcctccagcagcaagaatgtatgtagaaagaagaagagaaaaaatatatactgtatatatgtatgttgaGGGGGGGCTCTTTTTATATTGTAATTTTGAAGTTTTACTGGCACAGtacttttgcatttttatgtatgacaagtgctatataaataacgtttgattgattgattgattgattggtagTGTGAAGAGAACTTTAACAGTGTCTAGTTCAATGATTAAGTTAATGTTACATTTTCATTGTAATCCTTCACTTGCATTGTGAGTAATGTTGCCAATGTAATTAAACATCCATATTTTATTGCAATCATCAGTTCCTGTTGCCGTCATCATTCTTCTCCCTCTTGTCATTCTCCTTCTTCTGCAACAGCTCCATCACTGATTTGAGGCTTGTTCGGATTGTTTTTGAGGAGCCATTCAGCAAGCCAAACCTTATGAGAAGGTAGTAGGAGGTACACATAAACAATTCCATTCAGTAGTGACAAATGCATATGACACTTTACTTACACAGGGGTTGAGTGGTTTGTGCTTGCAGAGCTCAGTGAGTCCTTGCAGCAAAGTTTGGTTCACATATCGACTCAGGTATTCTTCTGTTTCCTCTCTTGTGGGAACAGttaaagctacaaaaaaaagttagagctgtcaaacgattaaaatatttaatctaattaaaaatgcaactgtcataattaactcaaatgaactaaaaaattaatcgtgattactcatacattttttatcgtttctgaatttccttttacatttttgtcccattttttccccattttaatgctctcattaacatggaatcatgaatcagttttctatgtgccaaatgcaaatattgactgaaataacaatttcgattttcaattttacatgaacattttcacttggtgcagttattcacacataatctctcacacaatattactgtctatcaataacggtgaaaaaaacattttgtcacacaacagctgctttaacacctttttttatgaaatcaaaacagagcaatataacattataaagtgcacatccaaggtacactagtactcagcctatagtggatttaaaccatggttgtatacttcatttttctcaagtttgctttcaacacagcagtctgtttctgtatgtttgttgaagaataacgagacaccggacaccagcgttcattatgtgccgctgtattcgaaactgccacAAGCGCActtccccgtgctgctggggcaaaccattctgaaaggggggggggggttcactccctctaacacagtcgggctatgttgattgtgttggtccttcttgcgcggaagtctctctacggttttgtgtagacctcatttcgaatgactacacttggttcgatgacaacaatggagacatcttactttcgctaggtcgctaccactgtagcgcactgtcactgtcagacgaacacagagaagctccacccgctctatttatatggacacagcacactgtaaccttccacacaaaatagttccaaacaagtaacaatcgcgtcagtggcatacatcgtatacctgtatgatacagagagagagagagaagaacagataactttggtcttgtcagtggagcgatatggtgactttttaaatgtaaactttccattcataaactctttaaggaTCTGTTTTCtgtgtctcgcactgccgtggctggcaaaaccgacatgggcgtggacttctgcagcgcgcttgttgttgtgtttctggtgtatttatagagcaacgtaacatccgcttgtgacgttgccgcgttaatctcgcgagaaaaattttaatcccgttaaaattcatttaaattaatgccaataaaaacgcactaaactgacagctcaaaaaaaaagtatactttgcGTTTCAGAGTCACTTTTGCGTTTAATGCATAcaaccacgtgtgtgtgtgtgtgtttcttactGTTAGGGAACATGAATTTGATCTCTCGCTCCGCCACATGAAATGACTCGCTGCCATGGAGAGCATTCTCCAACTCAGACGTGGCATATTTTGCTCGAAGGCTTGAGGAAAAATATGGAAACGTTTCAAAATAATGTCGATAACTGGTATAAttcacatgaaaaacaaaaacaaaaaactgttacatttttttaatgtttgctgGGTAGTTCAGGGACTGAGTGGTTTGCACCTTGGCCTGACAGTAGAAAGTCAGGccctcctgtgtgaagtttcatGTTCTTACCACGCTTGTGTGGTTTACCTTTATCCCTtaccaacattccaaaaacatgcatgtgcacAGTTTAAAATTGGACATAGGCATGAATAGTGGTGGTCTTTGTGCCCTGGCAACTAATCCAGGTTGTACTTCGCCTTTTGTCCATGCCATCTGAAATATAGAATCATACTAATAGTTGCATTAATGTGCACATTCTTAAATGTGAAGCCATTCTTGTGTTTATTTGGATAGTGGCTTGAGGTAGTTGACGTTCCTCTTACAAATTGACTGCTATTTGGACGTGTTCATAAATTATTCCTTGACTCTGGCCTCACTTCCAACTGAAGTGCAATTGCTGTCAACATGCTTCTTGGTGGGAATGGTGTGCTTTTGGCGTTGAGCAGCGCTGCTTTTTAGCCAAATTATTTGGAATTGTGGATAAAACAtggagtggggaaaaaaagcatgcgTAAATTATATTCAATACAATATtgccatgacaaaaatgtgacatCCAATTGAATGTatgttattaaaataattattattttcggCTTAATCAATCAGGGGTATTAAATGTTCTGAAATACTGTAGTTTGATTCCTTATCGCAGAGACAAAACTGGTATTGAGTGTTTTAATGTGGTGTAAGACTTTCTGGGTGACTGACATACTTTCGACTGGATAATGACAATTGGAAGCTTGTTTTACCAAAAGCCTTCTTTTGCATTTAAGTCCCAGGGATataccaaaataataataataataataatttaaaaaaacactttcaaatgGAACAAACCATTCTGGATGAGTGTCTGATGCCTTGACTGGTCCAATTATGTTTTTCCAGTGAGCTATTGCGTTGTCTCGAGCCAGAGTCAAAGCAATGATTGGACCAGAGCTCATGTACGCTGTCAATTTGGGAAAGGTTAGTTTTCCATGATGTTCCGTGTAGAAGTCACTGCACTGTTCTGGACTTAACTGAAGTTTCCTCCTCTGCATGGGATGAATGATTAGGGACACTTCTGTGAAATATTTGTAGAGGTTTAACACAACTTTTGATTGATCATTTTCATCATCACTTGAAATTCATCCTTATGGCAAGCAACCTTACAGTTTTTTGTggtgttttactgtttttattgtattaatGTTTTAACTGTATTTGTTATTGTATGACAAACATTTCCACGTACGGCACTTTGTACGCAATAGTGGTtgctttaaagtgctctataaataaagttgatttgatcttaaaatgtgactttgcaTGGGAATGTGTTGTGAAAGCATTACATCAATAAAGATGGAATGCCCGAAGAGGGCTGGGTAAGTCTCCAGCTCGCCCGCGAgcttcgtgaggataagcagcacAAATAAtgcgtggatggatggattgtattgtactgtgcaAAAGCCATGTAATAAGCAGTCAAAAGCATGAATCATTAGAGTTTTCTTGCACAAGACACCCCCTCTGGTGATAGAAAGAAACACATTCACGTGGCAGTACTTTT
This window of the Hippocampus zosterae strain Florida chromosome 1, ASM2543408v3, whole genome shotgun sequence genome carries:
- the nme5 gene encoding nucleoside diphosphate kinase homolog 5 codes for the protein MADETSTEEESPFPRIYVERTLAIIKPDAIHKSEEIEDIILTSGFTILQRRKLQLSPEQCSDFYTEHHGKLTFPKLTAYMSSGPIIALTLARDNAIAHWKNIIGPVKASDTHPECLRAKYATSELENALHGSESFHVAEREIKFMFPNTLTVPTREETEEYLSRYVNQTLLQGLTELCKHKPLNPCVWLAEWLLKNNPNKPQISDGAVAEEGE